The Leptospira terpstrae serovar Hualin str. LT 11-33 = ATCC 700639 nucleotide sequence ACCTGCTAAAGCAAAACTAAATTTTTCCCCTTGAGAATGAAGGGATAAATATCCCAAGTAGGAATTGGTTGCAATTTTTTCTTCTGACCACGGATTGGAGGAAGATTTGGATTCTCCCAAAAGTCGAATTCCGACGAGATCAATGGCCCAGGTGTCCCAAAATTTACGTGATTGGAATTCCATTCCGCTATAAGAATAACGCCCAGACCTCCTTTGGCCTGAAAGGATTTGCCCATTGGAATTGTGATTCGGGTCGGAATATAAATAATGGAAAAATCGAAACTCTTCCCAGAATAATGTTTTTTCGGAACTAATGAGCCCTCCATAAATTTCTCTACGGTAGCCACTCCAAGGAGGCCCAAACCAGTTTTCTAATTCTGGTTTTGCGTTTAACTGAATTCCTGTTATGCGAAAGCCCGAAGAATGGGAAATTGATACAGATCCATAATTGGCCATCCCGACAAAGAAAAAACCATACCGATCCAACCTGTTGAAACCACGGCCTACTTCGAATGCCACTTTGATTCCGGAAATTTCTTTGGAAAGAAGTGCTGTAGCTTCGGAATCATAAACAGTGCGAACTTCCTTATTCACCACTTGGGCTTCCGAGAGAACCACCCTGGGTGCCAAAAGGAATCCTAAATTCCAACCTTGGCCTGCGTAGTAAAAGAGAGTGGGGGTGGTTAAAATGCCTTGTGTGTAATGACGATTGGCTTTTTCAGAATCCAATCCTCCTTTTTGTGATTGGAACCTACCTCCACTGATGAGCTCTGTTTGAACGCCAAAACCCGTATTTTCAGAAGCCTTCGGTATCTTTTGAATCCGTTCTCCCACAACCACTCGGCCAAAATTACGATTGGCACGGTCGTCATCCATTACGGAGTCAGAATAAGACTGGGAGGAAAGAGCAGAAAAAAAAGAAAGAAAGAGAAGAGAAACTATCCCGATACTTGTAGGGATGAAGAAAATACTTTTGAAATACAGACATGGATTTCTTCTCATTTTCCCTCTTCTGTTGGTTATTTTTTCTTATCAGGAAGCTGACACTCGTTTTTCTCAGGATTTGAGTCGGTTTTTTGAAAAGACGGACCATAGCAAAGAAGAAGCCGTAATTTATGTTTATTTAACAGAAGTTGAAAAAACGAATTTTTCTGTTCGTCGAAGAAAAGAACTCTCCAGAGCGATCGTTCGATTTTCGCAAAAGTTACAATTCCCTGATGGAAATTTGTTAGGTGGATACACACCTAATCCTTCTTTGTTTTTACTCGCTTGGGCAAAAACAAGATCAGAGTTTCAAAACAATCATGGAGAGGGTTATGGAATTTTACGATTGCCAGAAATTTTTGTTCGGGAATTTGAAATGTCTTCTGGAACTAAAATCAATCGAGACTACGATATACAAAACGATTCGATCCAATTGAAAATGGTCATCCTCAAACTAAAGGAATTTCTTGCGGAAGGGAAAACAGTTAAGGATGCTTATTTAAAATTATATGGAAACAATGTTTCTCCTCGTGAATGGGAAACATTGGAAACAAACTATAAAAAAATGTATGAGTTTGTCACTTCCGAAAGTAAGCCATAAAATAACCGGTCAAGAGTAACCAAGAAACAATCTGACCAAGAAATAATGAGATCGCGGCACCATTGGCACCCCAATCGGGAATGATCCAATAATCAAAAATAGCTCCGAACATGAGTCGGAGTAGTGCAAGTCCCGCCAAAAGCCTTGGTAATCCAAGGGCAAAGAGAGCTGTTCCCAAGGGAGCAAATACCAATTGTAATAAAAAGTTTGGGTATAGGATTTTGAATACCGAAATGGAATTGGTATATTTTGTCCCAAATAACAATGTTAAGATGGGTTCTGCGAGTAGAATTCCTGGTGATAAGGCAACGGCTATCATGCCACCTAAAAAAACTGATTTTTTTAGGACTGTAGGAAATTCTTCAGTGTCAGCAAGTCGAGCTAATTTTGGATAAATGATGGAATTAAAAGTAGCTAGAATGATAATGAATCCACTAAACAACTGCAATGCGGTACCATAGTCAGCAACAATTTCCGGAGGATGGAATTGGTTTAAAAAGAAAATCTCCAACCGATCAGAAAGGATAGCAAATATAGAAGCGCCAAAAGCCCAAAGATTAAAGAGTAAAAGTTTTTTTTCGTTTGTCCGAATCTCCGACGATTCTGCGGTGAAAGAAATCTCTTCTTTGCCAAAAAAGAAAAAGAATAAAAATAAAACAAAGATTGGTGCGATACAAAAAATAGCAAGAATGTCCATGTATGTCAATGGATGGACACTCGACTCAGACAAATAAATTAATAATAAAAGTCTTACTACGTTTGGAAGTGGATTCCATAGAGACAAAGATTTGTATTTACGATAAGAGACAAAAAGACTTTCGAAGTAGGAGATAAACGAAATTATTATCCCACCGAATAACAAAAGTAATAAAACAAAATAGTTTTCATCACCAGTAATGTAAGCGACCAAACATACTAATGATAAAAATACGAAGGAATAAAATTTGATCCTGAGAGATGCATTGAGTATGGCTCCTGGATTTTCCTTTCTTTCAGCCATGGGAGAGATGTATTTAATGAGAGCATTCGGCAGTCCAAATTCTGCGACTGCCAAAACAACAGGTAAAAAACCTAAAAAGTATTGGAGTTTTCCGTTCTCTGCTTTGCTTAGCAAATTCACGGAATAAATCATAAACACCAAATTGGTGATAGCGGATAAAGCTTTAGAAGTACTGACAAAGAAGGAGTTTTTGAGGACTCCTTCTTTCATCAGCTCTACTTTTAGAATCTGAAATATTTTTTTTAATTTTTGCATGTATTAGTTTTGCAAAAACTTACCTTTTTGGATTTTTTGCAAAACCAAAGGAACGAAGAAAACAAGGCCAAATCCTACAACTAAGTAACGGATATATCTCAAAAACAAATCATCTTTCCAAATAGATTTTTTGATAAGAATCCCTGGCAGTACATAGAGGAACGAGATCACTATGACTAATACTAACGAACGAACAAGAACCGTATTCCAAAAAATGCGGAATTCCTTCGTGCCATAGGAGAAACTGAATGGAGGAAGAGACCAATCCAAAAACTCCGGTTTGCTAAATCTTGGATAAAAAAGAATGCCAAGCCAAAAGCCGGCAAGAGCACCGCTCGCCATAAGCACACCAGACAAACTATGGTGGTGTTCCACAGAAAGAAAAGGGGAATCTAAAACAATTGGGGACAGAGTGATTACAATTCCAAATAGACTCAAAGTGCGATAGTTTTCTGTATGTAGGAAAGTTTTTATGGATTCCTTAGGATAGAATCGGTTCAGCAAAAGTAAAAGGATTGTTAAATGAATCACACCCAAGGCAAAACCTAAACTGACATCTCCTAAATAATGAACTTTAAGATACATTCTGGAAAATGGCATAAAGACAATGATAAGAATGGATAAAATCCGAAACCAAAGTTTTGGAATTCGAAAAGCTAACAATCCCCAAACGACAACTGCAGAATAAACATGTCCAGAGGGTAAACCAAATGCCTTTTCATCAAATGCTTCGGGGTAAGGAAAGGGTCTAGGGCTTTCTAGGTAAAATTTTAAAAAGGAAACCATCACCGCAGATGTCAGAAGCCCTAGCGAAAGTTCAAAGGCGAGTTTGGGTCGAAAGTAAATATAAACAAAAGAAATCAGACCAAGGAAAAAACTACTTCCACCTAAGAAATGGCAGATCGTAGAAATCAAAAGGAAAACTCCACCAAAGGATGGATCCCAAATATGTAGGGAATCTAAGGTTTGGGAGGAGAACCAAAGGGAGTTCTGTGCAAGAAGGAGTTCTTTCATAGGAATTTCCATCTAAGATGAAAATCGAACTTGATTTCATAAAGTTTTATTTTGAAATATGTGATGTTTCTATGGATTCAAACCAAAACGCCTCTGATATATTAGAAAGTCTCTTTGTCATTCCCCGGGAAGTTCCCAAAACCATCCTTCGTAACCTCCTGGAGCTGATTTATGATGTCAAAGTGGCTGGATCAGAAAACATTCCTGAATCCGGTGGGGCCCTCATTATATCCAACCACACAGATTATTTGGACATTCCCGTCCAAGGAGCCTTTGCCGATCGTAAAATTGTCTATTTGG carries:
- a CDS encoding oligosaccharide flippase family protein translates to MQKLKKIFQILKVELMKEGVLKNSFFVSTSKALSAITNLVFMIYSVNLLSKAENGKLQYFLGFLPVVLAVAEFGLPNALIKYISPMAERKENPGAILNASLRIKFYSFVFLSLVCLVAYITGDENYFVLLLLLFGGIIISFISYFESLFVSYRKYKSLSLWNPLPNVVRLLLLIYLSESSVHPLTYMDILAIFCIAPIFVLFLFFFFFGKEEISFTAESSEIRTNEKKLLLFNLWAFGASIFAILSDRLEIFFLNQFHPPEIVADYGTALQLFSGFIIILATFNSIIYPKLARLADTEEFPTVLKKSVFLGGMIAVALSPGILLAEPILTLLFGTKYTNSISVFKILYPNFLLQLVFAPLGTALFALGLPRLLAGLALLRLMFGAIFDYWIIPDWGANGAAISLFLGQIVSWLLLTGYFMAYFRK
- a CDS encoding phosphatase PAP2 family protein, which produces MKELLLAQNSLWFSSQTLDSLHIWDPSFGGVFLLISTICHFLGGSSFFLGLISFVYIYFRPKLAFELSLGLLTSAVMVSFLKFYLESPRPFPYPEAFDEKAFGLPSGHVYSAVVVWGLLAFRIPKLWFRILSILIIVFMPFSRMYLKVHYLGDVSLGFALGVIHLTILLLLLNRFYPKESIKTFLHTENYRTLSLFGIVITLSPIVLDSPFLSVEHHHSLSGVLMASGALAGFWLGILFYPRFSKPEFLDWSLPPFSFSYGTKEFRIFWNTVLVRSLVLVIVISFLYVLPGILIKKSIWKDDLFLRYIRYLVVGFGLVFFVPLVLQKIQKGKFLQN